In Candidatus Methylomirabilota bacterium, the genomic stretch AAATAAACGGCCTTCAGCCTCACCAGATCGCCTCCATGGGCGTGAGCAGGACCTTTCAGAACCTTCTCTTGTGGAGACACATGACCGTCGTCGAGCACGTGAAGATGGCCCGCTACTCGAAGATTAGCTACGGATTGTTCGGGGCCTTCTTCGGTACACCTAAGCGCCAACGAGAAGAGGCAGAGATCGAAGAGAGAGCGTATACCCTGCTGGAAATGATGGGCATCCGCCACCTCTCGGATCAGGTTGTCCTCAACCTGCCATACGGTGCCCAGAGAAGGGTGGAGATGGCCCGGGCGCTGGCTACGGAACCCAAGATATTGTTGCTGGATGAGCCCACGGCAGGGATGAACCCGGAAGAGCTGGTTCAAATAATGGAGATCATCCGTCGGGCCCATGGTGAGTTGGGGCTGGCTATTCTCCTCATCGAGCACAGGATGAAGGTGGTCATGGAGCTCTGCGAGATCATTCAAACCCTTGACTTCGGTGAGGTCATCGCTGAGGGCACACCGAAAGAAATTCAAAACGATCCCAAGGTGATTGATGCCTATTTAGGCAAGGAGAGGCCGATCTGATGTTGTTGTCAGTGGAAAACCTGCGAGTTTCCTACGACAAGATTAAGGCCCTTCATGGTATAAGCTTCCAGATCGATGAGGGGGAGATCGTGTGCATCATCGGTGCCAATGGAGCGGGGAAGAGTACCACCTTGCGAGCGATTTCCCGCCTCGTCCCTGTCGAAGCAGGGACGAAAATGACCTACTTGGGACGGGACTTGCTCACATACCCTGCCGACAAGGTGGTCAGCGAGCTCGGCATCTCCCATGTCCCCGAAGGAAGACGTCTGTTCGACAACCTGACGGTCATGGAGAACCTCAGGCTCGCCACCTTTGCACGGAGGGACCGCAGAGCGATCGAGCAAGACCTGAACCGGGTATTCTCGATCTTCCCGCGGGTGAAAGAGCGGCTAAATCAGAAAGCCGGAACACTGAGCGGCGGCGAGCAGCAGATGCTAGCGGTCGGGCGGGCCTTTATGAGCGGCAGGAAAATCATGCTCCTGGATGAGCCCTCCATGGGCTTGGCTCCCTTATTGATGATGAGCGTGTTCGACTCACTTAAGGAAATCAATCAGGAAGGCACCACCATTCTTCTCGTCGAGCAAAATGCACGAATGGCGCTTCAGTTTGCCGGGCGAGGATATGTACTGGAGAACGGCAGGCTCGTGCTTGAGGGCCGGTCTGAAGAACTTCTCGCCAACCCCCAGGTCAAGAAAGCCTATCTCGGGGGCTAATTCATCTTTGGCGTTCGAGCCTCCCTCCCGTACCGGTGGGTCTGGTGCTTCGCCATCCTGGTCGGCGCCATCTTCTCGGGGGATGTCGCTGGGATCAAGTTCATCTGGGACATCGCGGACACGCTGAACGGAGCCATGGCGATCCCCAACCTGATCGGTCTGCTTGGGCTGAGCATGCTCCTGTTTCGTGAGACCCGCGAGTACAGGGCGGCCCCCGTGACCGAGTCGTAAGCGCTCAGGCTGGACTAATCCGGTTCCACTTTACACATTCACCGCATACAACGTGCTGGAGACGAGGGTTGTGGCGGGCCTGGACAAGGACAAAACCGCCCTCCCCCTGGCGACCCGAAGCTCCCGCTACGTTCCCCTGTTCCCGACCGCAGAAAGTGCATTGCAGACCAGGATCGGTGGGTACAAGTCCGACCGAGACCCAGGGACTCCGGCGGGGTGGTTCCTCTCGGGCCTTCGTGGCCCTTTTGAATCCTGCGACAAGGCGATTCCACAATTTTCCCAAGCGACAACTCTTCTAGTGCCGTTCCCACTTGATAAGCCGAATTTGAACGGCCTGCCATGTTGCAAGGGTCGTGAGCAAGCGCAGCGAGCAAGTTGGCACAAATGGTTGGACCGGCGCTAGGCCTCGAGATCGACCCACCGCAGAAGATCGTGAAGGAGGGTTCTCCCTTCTTGATGCCAGGTCAGGGGAGGTGCCTGCATCCTGCCAACAGGACAGATTCGGCCGACGCCCGCCTCACCTAGCTGAGCTGCAAGGACCTCGATTCGCTCCGGTGCCACCGCCACCCCTACGGCCTGAAGGTACGGTCGCCACGAGTCCAGGAGACCGCCGACCTCGGACAGGTCCGTGACGGGCTTGACCAGAACGGTGCGCTGTAGGCAAGAAGGGGTGAAGGTCTGGTCCTCCTCATAGATGACGGTCCAGTCGAGCCCCTGGCGACTCGTGAAGAGTGCAACCTCTTTTCCCACGAGCTCTTGGGCTTCGTACCCGGCTCGAAACCTTCGGACCGCTACAGCCTCCTCCACGGTGGGTGAGCCGGGAGGAAGACGCTCCGCCCACCGCTCCATGGCCGTAGCGAGAAGTCCAGCAAATTCCCGAGGGGTGGCCTCACCTCCCTCCTCCACGTAAAAGAGATGAGGCGAGAGGCATCCCCGTTGATCAAAGAGAGACGCATCATACGCAGTCCGTTCTGCCACCTCCTCCGCATTCGACAGGACCTCACGGCCGATCACTCCGAAACTCAACCGGTGACCGTGGCCAAAAAACCGGCCCCGGACTCGCCCCCGAAGCTCACGCATCGTCTGCTCGTTCCCGTAGGCGATAACCACCTCGGCACGATCAAAAGCGACCGCTTCCAGATCCTTGCGTCCACCACTCCACGAGAGGACGCACAAAGCCTCTCCGATCTCCGGATCTCGTTTGGCCACCGATGCAGCCCAGAGCGCAACAAACAACGGATCGGACGATGCGGTCTTCACGAGGCTCGCTGATCCGAGGATGGTGGCCGCGATCAGACCCGGTAGCCCGACCCCTGGGATGTTCCCTGCTAACACATGGGTAGTCAGCGACGGACTGTAGGCGCGTCCGAGATGTGACCCGACAGGGACAAATCCTTCTAGCACCTCTTCGCTGGCGACCTCCCGGCAGAGCGCGTCAAAAGCCTCTGCCGTGTATCCCTGAAGCAGCAGATCCAGACCGTGGACCACCATGGCTTGGGAATATCGGGTAATGGCGGGCAGTGCCACCTCAGCTGCCTGACGGAACGGATCGGTCCGTTCCTGCCACCGGGTGAAGACATCTGACAAGATCTCAGCGATCTCCCGCCCTTTCCGTTTAGCGATGCGCTCCCGGGCCACTTCTAAATGCCCGATCAGCTCGGCGAGCAGGCCGGGAGTCACCACGACAAGGTCCAAGGTCACCTCGCCATAAGAACGGGTCTCGACTTCAAATCCCGAGACCTTTGTAGGGAGATGGTACGCAGCAACTCTCATCGGTTTTCCTGCAACTCCTCTATCGTCAATGAGCAGCCTCGTGACTCGGCCCCAGGCGCTCGGCCCAGGATCTCAAACCCCTCTTCGATCTTGTAGCCGAGATCCTCGGTTTCCACCGCCATGACGGAGCCGCAATTCGCCAGATCATAGTGAGTGAGAAGTCCCACCTTTCCTTCCGGAAGTTCCTCAAGGGTCGCCGGGTCCACTATACGCGTCCGAACCCAGGGAGGGATCTGTTTGAACCGCGGCCGCGAGCGGCCTTGCACCCGATCACTCAACGTATTGTCGTAGAATTGCGAACCCATTTCGGTCATCCCGTACTCGTTGACGCAAAATGCCTGGGGAATTCCAAAGATCTTTTGGTAGAGGCGCAAGAGCTCTCCGCGCGAGACCTCGCGGGATCGCCCCTTGAAGCCCCCTGTATCCATCAGCCGGCTTCCATCAGGAAGCCGGAAGCTCGGACCATCCGCGAGACACACGTCGAGGACATGGACGAAGGCAAAAGAGCTGCCGAGCAGGCACACCGGCTCTTGGCGCGCCTCGATCTCTCCCAATGTCTGAAGCAGTCCGGGAATGTCTATTGCCTTGTCCCCAATAAAATATGTGCTCCCTTCCGATCCATAAGCCATGCGCACCACTTCCAGCATATGGGAGAGAGATGAGGTCGGGAGAAGGTCCGGAGAGGGCGCGAGGATGAGCATCCGAGGCCGTGCCCCATCCGGAAGAAGATGTGCGGAGAAATTCGTCAGAAGGGAGGTATCGTAGACCTCGAGCCAGGGAAAGCCGTGCCGTCCCCGTTTCTCCGAACTCTGACTCGTCCCGCTTGTCAAAAAGACCTGCTCAGGCGTGGCGCAGCTGAGGTCAAGGAGCTTGAAGGCACTCGTGGGGACTGCCGGAATCTCCTTCCATGAGGAAACCGTATCTGGCGTGATCCCTCGTCGGTCACAGAAGCGTTGATACGTGCTGTTCCGCTCATACTGAAATGCGAAGACCTCGAGGGCCAATCGACTGAAATCATCCTGTCTCGGCTCGCGTATGAAATTAAGGACCCGCTTAACCACGGGCTCTGTCACTGCCTCGTACCCTCCCGGAATAGCTGTCGGCCATCCGCCGTCAGCATGGAGATCCAAAGTCCGATTTGCGAAGTCCCTAAGGGTAAGGAGGGGAGTCCTCGGAGAATCATGGCGCCGCCGAGGGAGGTCCCTCCGAGCCCTTAGTCATCGGACTTCGGCGAGCTCAGTCGAGCCGTTATCTCTTTCGTGCGACCTTCAAGCTTTCCGCCAGGACCGCTACCGCTTGATCGCAGAGTTCCTGCGACACGACCAGGGGAGGTGCAACGCGGATTACCCCATCAGCGTTCAGGAAGTCTCCCAGTAAGAGTCCACGCTCTAACGTCAGGCGAAGAACTGCCCTGGTGAGGGACGGCTCCTCTAAGACCACCCCCAGGAGAAGCCCCATGCCGCGCACCCCCTCGACACCGGGAAGGGCAGAAATCGCGCGCCGCAGATACGCTCCCATGGCTTCCGCGTTTTTCATAAGCCCGTCCTGCTCAATGACGCGAAGCGCGGCCAATCCCGCAGCACAGGAAACAGGGTGTCCTCCAAAAGTGGTGACATGGGCAAAGGGAGGATCGATTGACAATGTGTGCATTAGCTCCGGGCGGCCGATGAAGACGCCCAGAGGCATCCCACCCCCCACCGCCTTTGCTAGGACCAGGCAATCCGGGATCACCCCCCAATGCTCGCACGCAAACCACCGTCCGGTGCGCCCAATTCCGGTCTGGACTTCGTCTAGGATCAACAGGGCTCCGACCTCCCGGCAACGGGCACTCAACGTGGGCAGAAAGTCAGGACCGGGAACCCGAATCCCGGCCTCTCCCTGAATCGGTTCCGCCACGACCCCCGCTACCTGTTTGTCGATAGCCCCAAAGGCGTCGGGGACGTCAAAAGGGAGGATGTGGACCTCGGGCAGCAGCGGCTCAAAGGGCTTTCGATCTCGTGGCTCGCCAGAAAGCGACAAAGCCCCGAGGGTATCTCCGTGGTATCCTCCAGCAAAAGCGATAATGCGGGGACGACCCGTCACCTTTCGGCAAAGCTTGAGCGCCCCCTCGATCGCCTCCGCTCCGCTGTTGCATAAAAAGGCCGTGGTGAGATCGCCGGGAGTGATCTCCGCCAGACGCTGAGCCATTGCCACCTGAACCTCTTGCACCATTTCGCCATAGACCATGACATGGAGGTGCCGCTCCACCTGGGCCCGAATCGCCCGCAGGACCTCCGGACAGCCATGGCCTACATTACTTACTGCGATACCAGAGATGAAATCGAGAATGCTCCGCCCCTCGGGCGTCCAGAGGAAGCAGCCCTCCGCGCGCTCGATGACCAGGCCGAGCGGTTCAACTGATGTGGGACAAAGGTAGCGAAGGAAGTCGTCGCACAGTTCTTGACCCATTTGTTAGGTCTTAGGTATTGGGTATTGGGTGTTAGGGTTTTGGATTCATCGGGTTATCTACTCCTGCCTCCCGTCTCCGGTCAACGGTCGTCGATCATCGGACATGGCTGCGGACTGCTGACAGCTTTCCAGCTGACCCAGGGCGAGGCGGATCTCTTGCTGAACGTCCGCGTCTTTCTCCTGTGCGAGGGCCTTTTCAAGACCGTGACGAGCGGATTCCCCCCTGATCTGTCCCAGCG encodes the following:
- a CDS encoding long-chain fatty acid--CoA ligase, which produces MTEPVVKRVLNFIREPRQDDFSRLALEVFAFQYERNSTYQRFCDRRGITPDTVSSWKEIPAVPTSAFKLLDLSCATPEQVFLTSGTSQSSEKRGRHGFPWLEVYDTSLLTNFSAHLLPDGARPRMLILAPSPDLLPTSSLSHMLEVVRMAYGSEGSTYFIGDKAIDIPGLLQTLGEIEARQEPVCLLGSSFAFVHVLDVCLADGPSFRLPDGSRLMDTGGFKGRSREVSRGELLRLYQKIFGIPQAFCVNEYGMTEMGSQFYDNTLSDRVQGRSRPRFKQIPPWVRTRIVDPATLEELPEGKVGLLTHYDLANCGSVMAVETEDLGYKIEEGFEILGRAPGAESRGCSLTIEELQENR
- a CDS encoding ATP-binding cassette domain-containing protein, whose product is INGLQPHQIASMGVSRTFQNLLLWRHMTVVEHVKMARYSKISYGLFGAFFGTPKRQREEAEIEERAYTLLEMMGIRHLSDQVVLNLPYGAQRRVEMARALATEPKILLLDEPTAGMNPEELVQIMEIIRRAHGELGLAILLIEHRMKVVMELCEIIQTLDFGEVIAEGTPKEIQNDPKVIDAYLGKERPI
- a CDS encoding alanine:cation symporter family protein; the encoded protein is MFGVRASLPYRWVWCFAILVGAIFSGDVAGIKFIWDIADTLNGAMAIPNLIGLLGLSMLLFRETREYRAAPVTES
- a CDS encoding ABC transporter ATP-binding protein, which produces MLLSVENLRVSYDKIKALHGISFQIDEGEIVCIIGANGAGKSTTLRAISRLVPVEAGTKMTYLGRDLLTYPADKVVSELGISHVPEGRRLFDNLTVMENLRLATFARRDRRAIEQDLNRVFSIFPRVKERLNQKAGTLSGGEQQMLAVGRAFMSGRKIMLLDEPSMGLAPLLMMSVFDSLKEINQEGTTILLVEQNARMALQFAGRGYVLENGRLVLEGRSEELLANPQVKKAYLGG
- a CDS encoding aspartate aminotransferase family protein yields the protein MGQELCDDFLRYLCPTSVEPLGLVIERAEGCFLWTPEGRSILDFISGIAVSNVGHGCPEVLRAIRAQVERHLHVMVYGEMVQEVQVAMAQRLAEITPGDLTTAFLCNSGAEAIEGALKLCRKVTGRPRIIAFAGGYHGDTLGALSLSGEPRDRKPFEPLLPEVHILPFDVPDAFGAIDKQVAGVVAEPIQGEAGIRVPGPDFLPTLSARCREVGALLILDEVQTGIGRTGRWFACEHWGVIPDCLVLAKAVGGGMPLGVFIGRPELMHTLSIDPPFAHVTTFGGHPVSCAAGLAALRVIEQDGLMKNAEAMGAYLRRAISALPGVEGVRGMGLLLGVVLEEPSLTRAVLRLTLERGLLLGDFLNADGVIRVAPPLVVSQELCDQAVAVLAESLKVARKR